A single genomic interval of Zingiber officinale cultivar Zhangliang chromosome 4A, Zo_v1.1, whole genome shotgun sequence harbors:
- the LOC121972354 gene encoding calcium-dependent protein kinase 20-like yields the protein MLEPDPKKSLTAQQVLDHTWLQNASKAPNVNLGETVRARLQQFSGMNKLKKKALRVVAEYLSVEEVADIKEMFDKMDINQDGKLCFEELKLGLHKLGHQISDSDIQILMEAADVNGSGTLEYGEFVAVSIHLCKIGNDEHLHRAFSYFDLNKSGYIEIEELSDSLADDLGPNREEVINAIIHDVDTDKVRNLSLLSMNHSSALYFCLRTSIFYENMAAFAIITTSADNGRLSSQDG from the exons atgCTCGAACCAGATCCTAAGAAGAGCTTGACGGCTCAGCAAGTTCTTG ATCATACATGGCTGCAGAATGCAAGTAAAGCTCCCAATGTTAATCTAGGTGAAACCGTACGAGCAAGACTTCAGCAATTCTCTGGGATGAACAAACTTAAAAAGAAAGCTCTACGG GTTGTGGCTGAATACCTCTCTGTCGAGGAAGTTGCAGACATAAAGGAAATGTTTGACAAGATGGACATTAATCAAGATGGGAAACTATGCTTTGAGGAGCTGAAACTCGGTTTGCATAAGCTCGGTCACCAGATTTCAGATTCAGACATTCAGATATTAATGGAAGCA GCTGATGTCAATGGAAGCGGTACcttagaatacggagaatttgTTGCTGTCTCAATCCACTTGTGCAAGATTGGAAACGATGAACACCTACACAGAGCCTTCTCATACTTCGATCTGAACAAGAGTGGATACATAGAAATTGAAGAACTCAGTGATTCCTTAGCTGACGACTTGGGTCCAAACCGAGAAGAAGTTATTAATGCAATCATCCATGATGTCGACACAGATAAGGTCAGAAATTTAAGTCTTCTGTCCATGAACCATTCATCTGCTTTATACTTTTGTCTGCGGACATCAATATTTTACGAAAATATGGCTGCATTTGCAATTATAACAACATCAGCTGACAATGGACGTCTTTCATCACAGGATGGTTAA